The Yersinia entomophaga nucleotide sequence GTCAGCGTGAAAGCCTCTGATGTTTTCCTGGCGGTAAACTCATACCGTTTATTGGCAAAACAAATCAATAATCCGCTGCATCTGGGGATTACTGAAGCCGGCGGCGCGCGTAGCGGTTCAGTTAAATCGGCTATTGGCCTCGGTTTGCTGCTATCTGAAGGCATCGGTGACACGCTGCGTATTTCTCTGGCCGCCGATCCGGTGGAAGAAGTTAAAGTTGGCTTTGATATTCTGAAGTCTCTGCGCATCCGTTCCCGTGGTATCAATTTCATCGCTTGCCCAACTTGCTCACGTCAGGAATTTGACGTGATCGGTACGGTAAATGCGCTGGAAGAACGGCTGGAAGATCTGATTACGCCAATGGATGTCTCTATCATTGGTTGTGTGGTGAACGGCCCGGGAGAGGCTTTGGTTTCAACTATCGGCGTGACCGGCGCGCATAATAAAAGCGGCTTCTACGAAGACGGCGTACGCCAGCGGGAACGTTTTGACAACAAGTTGATGATCGACCAGTTGGAAGCCAAAATTCGCGCCAAAGCAGCGATGCTTGATGAGAAAAACCGGATTGATATCAACCAGCTGGAAGATCAGGCGCCGGTCTGATCCGGCGGTTGTGTCCAGCGTTGAGTAAGCGGGCTTGGCCCGCTTTATATTGTGCCCATAGTGGTGATGAGCGTCCCCATTGAATCACGGGACGGCTAGCCCCTATAATCGGCTTTATTTTTGCATCAAAACTATAGAGAAAAGACGTGGCAAAGAACATTCAAGCCATCCGTGGTATGAACGACTACCTGCCGGCTGATACAGCTTTATGGCAGCGTATTGAAGGCACATTGAAACAAGTGCTGGGCGGCTACGGTTACAGTGAAATTCGCTTACCGATTGTAGAGCAGACCCCGTTATTTAAACGCGCCATCGGTGAAGTGACCGACGTCGTGGAAAAAGAAATGTACACCTTTGACGATCGCAATGGCGAAAGTCTGACGCTGCGCCCGGAAGGCACGGCGGGTTGTGTACGCGCCGGGATCGAACATGGTCTGCTGTACAATCAGGAACAACGTTTGTGGTACATCGGCCCGATGTTCCGCTACGAGCGCCCACAAAAAGGCCGCTATCGCCAATTCTATCAGTTGGGTGCCGAAGTCTTTGGTCTGCAAGGGCCGGATATCGATGCCGAATTGATTTTGCTAACCGCACGTTGGTGGAAAGCGCTGGGTATCTCCGAGCACGTTCGTCTTGAGCTTAACTCTATTGGTTCATTGGACGCACGTGCCGATTACCGCGAAGCTTTGGTCGCCTTCCTGGAACAGCATCAGGAAGTGTTGGATGAAGACTGCAAACGCCGGATGTATAGCAATCCGCTGCGTGTTTTGGACTCAAAAAATCCAGAAGTCCAGCAGTTGCTGAACGATGCGCCGCGTCTTTCTGAATATCTGGATGAAGAATCCAAACAGCATTTTGCCGGATTGTGTGAACTTTTGGATCATGCCGGTATCCCATATAGCGTTAACGAGCGTTTGGTTCGCGGCCTGGATTATTACAACCGTACCGTTTTCGAATGGATAACCAATAGCCTTGGTTCTCAAGGGACAGTCTGTGCCGGCGGCCGTTACGATGGTCTGGTAGAGCAACTGGGTGGCCGAGCGACGCCAGCCGTCGGTTTTGCTATGGGGCTGGAGCGTTTGGTTTTGCTGGTTCAGGCGGTTAATCCTGAATTTTGCGTACCGCCAACGGTTGATGTGTATTTGGTGTCTTCCGGTCAGGGGACACAGAGCGCAGCAATGCAGCTGGCTGAAACTCTGCGTGACGCTTTGCCGTCATTGAAGCTGATGACCAACTATGGCGGCGGCAACTTTAAAAAACAATTCGCCCGTGCCGATAAATGGGGCGCGCGCGTGGCCTTGGTGTTAGGTGAAGACGAAGTGTCTGCACAGCAGGTAGTAGTGAAAGATCTGCGCAAGGGTGAACAAGAAACGCTGGCGCAAGCTGATGTAGCTGCGCGTCTGGCTTCGATGTTAGGTTAAGGAGAGAGACACCGTGGAAGTCTATACCACTGAAAATGACCAGGTTGACGCAGTGCGCCGTTTCTTTAGTGAAAACGGAAAAGCGCTGGCCGTGGGTGTGGTGCTCGGAATTGGTGCTTTGGTGGGCTGGCGTTATTGGCAGAGCCATCAGAATACCGCGCTGACGGAAGCATCTTCTTCCTTCCAGAAAGCCAGTGCGGCATTGGCAGCCAACAACGCTGAAGGCGTTACCGCTGCGGAAAAATTTGTACAAAGCAACAGCAACAACTATGGCGTGTTGGCCGGGTTGGAACTGGCGCATCACTTTGTGGCACAAGGGCAATTTGATAAGGCTGCTCAGCAGTTGAGTCTGGCTCAGGGCAATACCAAAGATGAAAACCTGCTGTCGTTGATCAACCTGCGTTTGGCGCGTGTCCAGCTGCAATTGAAAAAGCCGGAAGATGCATTGAAAACCCTCGATGCGGTGAAAGGCGATGGTTGGACTGCAATGGCGCAAGACGTGCGTGGCGATGCATTATTAAGTAAGGGCGACGTTGCTGGTGCACGCGCAGCTTACACCAAAGGCGTCGAATCTAATGCTTCTCAGGCGTTGCAGGCATTGCTGCGCATGAAATTGAACAATTTGTCCAGCTAAGGGGAATTCCCATGCAACTGCGTAAAACACTCTTAGTAGGACTGGTTTCCGTCGCCCTATTGAGCGGCTGCTCACTGTTTAACAGTGAAGAAGATGTGGTGACCATGTCGCCACTGCCAACGGTTGAAAATCAGTTCACTCCGACCAAGGTGTGGAGCACTTCTGTTGGCAGCGGTGTGGGTGATTACTACTCCCATCTGCGCCCGACCTGGCAGGGTTCTTCTGTTTTCGCCGCTGATCGTAAAGGTCTGGTGAAAGCGATGGATATCGATACTGGTAAACAAATCTGGCAAACCGATCTGTCTGAAAAAACCAATTTCTACTCCAGCAACAGATCAGCCATGCTTTCCGGCGGTCTGACTGTTTCTGGTTCTCACGTGTTTGTGGGTAGCGAAAAAGCGGTGGTCTACGCGCTGAATGCCGACGATGGTAAAGTAGCGTGGCAGACCAGCGTGGCTGGCGAAGCGATGTCGCGTCCGGTTGTCAGCGACGGCGTGGTTCTGATTCACACTACCAACGGTATGTTGCAGGCGTTGAATGAGAGCGATGGCGCGATTAAATGGACGCTGAATCTGGATGTGCCTTCTCTGTCCCTGCGCGGTGAATCTGCACCGACCGTTGCCTTTGGCGCGGCTATTGTTGGCGGTGATAATGGTCGCGTTAGTGCGGTCATGATGGAACAAGGCCAGCTGATTTGGCAGCAACGTATTTCTCAGGTAACCGGTACTACCGAAATTGACCGTCTGAACGATGTTGATATGACGCCAATCGTGGTAGACGGCGTGGTTTATGCGCTGGCTTACAATGGTAACCTGACCGCATTGGATCTGCGTTCTGGTCAGATTCTGTGGAAACGCGAGTTGGGTTCGGTCAACGATTTCATCGTTGATTCTGGTCGCATTTTCCTGGTTGACCAAAATGACCGCATTGTGGCACTGAAATCCGACGGTGGTATTACCCTTTGGAGCCAAAGCGATCTATTGCATCGTAACTTGACTGCCCCAGTTATGTATAATGGCTATCTGGTGGTTGGTGATGCCGAAGGTTATCTGCACTGGGTGAATACCGAAGACGGCCGTTTTGTTGCGCAGCAGAAAGTGGATAGCTCCGGCTTCCTTAGCGCGCCGGTGGTTGTCAGCGATAAGCTGATGATTCAGGCCAAAGGCGGCACGGTCTACGCGTTTACTCGCTAATTATCGGGTAATACACTGGACGAAAGCTAAACTTTCAAGGGTGTGATTACCGAACACATTGGCTCTTAATATGAGTCCCTAAACGGCTCCTGAATAGTTCAGGGGCCGTTTCGTATTCTATAAACTCCGCTGTCCGTGTTGTTCGATAGCGTTGTAACGAATTGAAAAATAAGTAATGAGGCTTCAATAATGATACCTGTCATCGCCCTGGTTGGGCGCCCGAATGTGGGTAAATCCACTTTATTTAACCGTTTGACTCACACTCGGGATGCGTTAGTGGCGGATTTCCCCGGGCTGACGCGTGACCGTAAATATGGTCGTGCCGAAGTTGAGGGTCATGAGTTTATTGTTATCGATACCGGCGGTATTGATGGCACCGAAGATGGCGTTGAAACACGCATGGCTGGACAGTCGCTGTTAGCGATTGAAGAAGCAGACATCGTATTATTCATGGTTGATGCGCGCGCTGGCCTGATGCCTGCGGATCAGGGCATTGCCCAGCATCTGCGTAGCCGCCAAAAAGCCACTTTCCTGGTTGCTAACAAAACCGACGGCATGGAGCCTGAAGCGGCCGCCGCCGATTTCTACTCTTTGGGAATGGGAGACGTTCACCCAATTGCCGCTTCGCACGGTCGTGGCGTAGCTCAGCTGATTGAAGAAGTCATGGCTCCGTATATGGCGCCGGTAGAACCTGAAGTTGAATTGACTGAAGAAGAAGCCAACGCCGCCTATTGGGCAGAACTGGAAGCGCAGGATCAAGATCAGGCAGAAGGGGAAGAACCAGAAGAAGACGATTTCAACCCGCTGGATTTGCCGATCAAGCTGGCCATAGTTGGGCGTCCTAACGTAGGTAAGTCTACACTGACCAACCGCATTCTCGGTGAAGAGCGTGTGGTGGTGTACGACATGCCGGGCACCACTCGCGACAGTATTTATATCCCAATGACCCGCGACGATCGTGAATATATCCTGATCGACACCGCCGGTGTGCGTAAACGTGGGAAAATCACTGAAACCGTTGAGAAATTCTCGGTAATCAAGACCCTGCAAGCGATCGAAGACTCGAACGTTGTATTGCTGGTGATTGATGCTCGCGAAGGTATCTCCGACCAGGATTTGTCTCTGTTGGGCTTCATCCTCAATAGTGGGCGCTCACTTGTTATCGCCGTCAATAAATGGGATGGCATGAGCGAAGAAGCTCGCGCTCAAGTGAAAGACATGCTGGACCTGCGTTTGGGCTTCGTTGATTTCGCACGTATTCACTTTATCTCTGCTCTGCACGGCAGCGGCGTAGGTAATCTGTTTGAATCCATTCAGGAAGCTTACGATTGCTCTACCAAACGTGTTGGTACCTCAATGCTGACGCGTATCATGCAAATGGCTGAAGAAGATCATCAGCCGCCGCTAGTACGTGGTCGCCGTGTGAAACTGAAATACGCCCACGCCGGTGGTTATAATCCACCCATCGTGGTTATTCACGGTAATCAGGTGACTGATTTGTCCGATTCCTATAAACGCTACCTGATGAACTATTTCCGTCGTTCATTGAAAGTGATGGGGACGCCGATCCGTATTCAGTTTAAAGAGGGTGAAAACCCGTTTGCTGGCAAGCGTAACACCTTGACACCAAACCAGATGCGGAAGCGTAAACGCTTGTTGTCACATCTGAAAAAGAAATAAAGTAAGCTAGCAGGGCGCGGATATTCCGCGCCCTTCGTGTTTCTGGCTAATGGCTAAAAGTATTGTTTACGAAATGAGTTTGGGAAGACGTTATGTCATGGGAAACTTGGAGTTTTGCGTTTAGCGTAACAGTACCGAATTTATTGATGATGTTACTTGGCGTCATGTTGCGACGCTGGCGTCTGATGGACGACAGTTTCTGCGACGGTGCCACCCGTCTGGTTTTCAATCTCGCTTTGCCTTGCCTGCTATTCTTTAGCGTTGCCACTAATCACGTTAGTCTGGCCGATCATCTACCATTAGTGATTTACGGTGCAGTCGGCACGTTGATTACCTTTTCGCTGCTGGAAGTGGCCGCTCACTGGCTGGTTAAAGAGCCTCGTGAGCGCGGTGTATTCGTGCAGGGCGGCTTTCGTGCCAATACCGCCATAGTGGGGTTGGCCTACGCGATGACCGCTTACGGTGATGAAGGAATGGCGCTGGGGGCGATGTATCTGACGGTCACGGTAATATTATTCAACGTTCTGTCGGTGATCACGTTAACTCGCAGTCTGAACGCGGCCACCGACGGAAAAATCAGCCAGAGCGCCTTATTGAAAAGTATTGTGACTAACCCGCTAATTATCGGTCTGGTTTGCGGCTTACTCTATGCTCAAACCCACCTGCCGATGCCGCAGGTTATTCAGCAAACCGGTGGTTTTATTTCCGCTCTGGCACTGCCGCTGGCCTTGCTTTGCACCGGAGCCAGCCTGGACTGGAAGGCGATGTTTCGTTCTTCTAACGTGGCGGCTTTGGCATCCTCCGCCAAACTGATTTTTGTACCTTTAATCATGACATTAGGCGGATGGTTGCTGGGTTTTCGCGGTGCTGCACTGGGAATTATCTTCCTGTTTTCAGCGACGCCAACGGCGGCGGGCAGTTATGTGATGACGCGAGCAATGGGCGGAAATGCCACTTTAGCGGCTAATATTATCGCCATTACTACCGTGGGATCGTTCTTTACTACGGCCTTGGGTATTTATTTCCTGCGTACATTCGGCGTGATTTAAGGAGAAAATAATGGAAGCTCTATGTCCGGTGTGTCATACAGCGATGGATGAGGTAAGTAGTCACTTTCACTGTGCTACATGCAGTAGCGACTATCAGCCGCAAGCGATTTGCCCAGATTGCGAAAAGCCGTTACAGGTGCTTAAGGCCTGCGGCGCAGTTGATTATTTTTGTCAGCACGGGCATGGTTTGATTTCGAAAAAACGCGTGAAATACGAGTATACCCTGCATCTTTAACGCCGCAGCGAGTTGTCAATTGTCTTACTGACACACTGGATAGCATCGTACCTGGTGACGATAAAAACTGAGCTATTTCGCCGCCGTTCGCGGCTTACGTGCTTTTTTCACCGGCGTTAGCTGCGTAATTTCACTTTCCACCCAACCATCCTGCAGCCGGGTTTTCAGCGTATCACCCACCTGTACTTGCTGAGTGGTTTTTAGCAGACTGCCGCTGGGGGTTTGGGTCACGCTATAGCCGCGTGCCAGTGTAGCCAGTGGGCTAACGGTTTCTAACTGAGAACAGGCAATCCCAAAACGTTGACGATAAGCGTTTAGCTGGCGCTCTAGCGCCTGTTTCAGACGATATTCCTGCTGCTGCACTTGTTGACTGTAACGATGGATACGTCCCTGCGGCTGGACGTGACTCAGCCGTTGTTGCAAACGCTCAACCCGGCGAACTTGCAGGCGAATTTGGTTTTGAGCGCATTCTTCCAACCGACGTTGCAGTTTAAACAACAACGTTTGCTGGCGCGCCAAACGCAAATGAGGATGCTGTTGCTGTAAGCGGTGATGCAGTTGGGTAAATTGTTGATTACGCTGCGCCAGATAATAATCCATCGCCATTTCCATGCGCTGTTGCTGCGCTTGAATCTGACGCACTAATTCCAGCTGATTGCGGCTAACAATTTCAGCGGCAGCAGAAGGCGTCGGTGCTCTCAGATCGGCAACAAAATCGGCGATAGTCACATCGGTTTCATGCCCGACGGCGCTGACAATCGGAATCCGGCTGGCAAATATTGCTCGCGCCACCCGTTCATCGTTAAAACTCCATAAATCTTCCAGCGAACCGCCACCACGCCCCACAATCAAGACATCACACTCAGCGCGCCGATTGGCCATTTCAATCGCGCGGACGATTTGCATTGGCGCTTCGGCACCCTGAACCAAAGTAGGATAAATCACCACCGGCAGCGAAGGATCGCGGCGCTGAAGCACCTGTAGCACATCGTGCAGAGCCGCTCCGCTGGCGGAAGTAATCACGCCGACCCGTTTGGCTGGGGCAGGGAGCGGCTGTTTGTGCGCCGCTTCAAATAATCCTTCCGCTGCCAATTGTGCTTTCAATTGCTCAAACTGCTGTTGCAGCAAACCATCGCCGGCAGGCTGCATACTTTCAGCGATTAACTGATAGTCACCTCGGGGTTCATACAGAGTGATTGAGGCTCTGACCAGCACCATCTGACCATTTTGCGGGTTAAAAGTGGTGCGGCGATTGCTATTGCGAAACATCGCGCAGCGTACCTGCGCCCGATCGTCTTTCAAGGTAAAATACCAGTGACCGGAGGCGGGCTTGGAAAAGTTGGATATCTCGGCGGTGAGCCAAATCTGGCCCATTTCCATTTCCAACAGCTGTCGAACCGTCTGATTCAGGCGGCTGACGGTAAATATCGAGGTGGCGGAAGTTAGTGGCATGTGACCTGGATCAAATTTTAAAACAAGTACTTAATTGATCGATATTACCTGCCTCAGAACGGTAAGCAAGAAAATTTATCAGAAAGTGCTGGAGGCAACCGATTACGCTCTGTATAATGCCACGGCAATATTTTATCTTTTCTCAAATCACTCTGGTGAGATATTGCCCATGCTACGTATCACGAAAGAAGCACTAACCTTTGACGACGTTCTCCTGGTTCCAGCCCATTCCACAGTTCTGCCTAACACTGCGGATCTTGGTACTCAACTGACCGCAACTATCCGCCTGAATATCCCTATGCTGTCCGCAGCCATGGATACCGTAACCGAATCTCGCCTGGCCATTGCTCTGGCGCAAGAAGGCGGTCTGGGCTTCATCCATAAAAACATGTCTATCGAGCGTCAGGCCGAAGAAGTCAGCCGCGTGAAAAAACATGAAAGCGGCGTGGTTACTGAACCACAGACCGTTACGCCAACCACCACTTTGCGTCAGGTTAAAGAACTGACCGCCCGTAACGGCTTTGCTGGCTATCCGGTTGTGACCGAAGATTACGAACTGGTGGGTATCATTACTGGCCGTGACGTACGCTTTGTCACCGATCTGGAACAGCCTGTAACGGCGGTTATGACGCCGAAAGAGCGTCTGGTTACCGTAAAAGAAGGCGAATCTCGCGAAATTGTGTTGCAGAAAATGCACGAAAAACGCGTTGAAAAAGCGTTGGTAGTTGATGATAACTTCCATCTACGCGGCATGATCACCGTAAAAGACTTCCAAAAAGCAGAACGTAAGCCTAACGCCTGTAAAGACGAACACGGCCGTTTACGCGTTGGCGCTGCCGTTGGCGCCGGAGCAGGTAACGAAGAGCGTATCGACGCACTGGTTGCCGCTGGCGTTGACGTTTTGCTGATCGACTCATCTCATGGTCATTCCGAAGGCGTTCTGCAACGCATTCGCGAAACTCGCGCTAAATATCCTGATCTGCAAATTGTTGGCGGTAACGTCGCTACAGGCGCAGGCGCAAGAGCATTGGCAGAAGCCGGTGTTAGCGCGGTAAAAGTGGGGATTGGCCCCGGCTCTATCTGTACTACCCGTATCGTTACCGGCGTGGGTGTTCCGCAAATCACAGCGGTATCTGATGCCGTAGCCGCGCTGGAAGGCACCGGTATTCCGGTTATCGCCGATGGCGGTATTCGCTTCTCCGGTGATATTGCGAAAGCGATTGCAGCGGGCGCGTCCTGCGTGATGGTGGGTTCTATGCTGGCAGGTACTGAAGAATCTCCGGGTGAAATCGAACTGTATCAAGGCCGTTCATTCAAATCCTATCGCGGTATGGGGTCTTTGGGCGCGATGTCCAAAGGTTCTTCCGACCGTTATTTCCAGACTGATAACGCCGCAGACAAACTGGTACCGGAAGGTATCGAAGGCCGCGTAGCGTACAAAGGTCTGCTGAAAGAAATCGTTCACCAACAAATGGGCGGTTTGCGCTCTTGTATGGGTCTGACCGGTTGCCCGACCATTGACGATCTGCGTACCAAAGCAGAATTCGTACGCATCAGTGGTGCGGGTATTCAGGAAAGTCATGTGCACGATGTGACTATCACGAAAGAATCACCGAACTACCGCATGGGCTAATTCCAAGAGCTGCGGTCGGTGAGTTTTGTCATCGTCCGCTGCTCGCATTGCTCAATGACTTTGCGTCAATTGCGTATGTGATGCTGCGGGCGTTAACTCACTTTCTGGCTTCGCCGATTGGAATAGGACGTTTATTAACGTTGCTGAAGTCTTTCATTTTTATTTTATTTATTGACCTGTTTCTGGAATACGCCTCACATGACAAAAAATATCCATAAGCATCGCATCCTTATTCTCGATTTCGGTTCGCAATACACTCAGCTAGTGGCGCGTCGCGTTCGTGAGATTGGCGTTTACTGTGAACTATGGGCGTGGGACGTAACTGAAGCCCAGATTCGTGAGTTTAATCCGAGTGGCATCATCCTGTCCGGCGGCCCGGAAAGCACCACTGAAAACGGCAGTCCGCGTGCTCCAGACTTCGTGTTCAACGCAGGCGTACCGGTATTGGGCGTGTGCTACGGTATGCAAACCATGGCGATGCAACTGGGGGGCCACGTTGAAGGTTCTACCGAGCGCGAGTTCGGCTATGCGCAGGTAGAGATCAAAACTGATTCTGCGCTGGTTCGTGATATTAAAGATGCTCTGAACGCGGCCGGTGAGCCAATTCTGGATGTGTGGATGAGCCACGGCGATAAAGTGACGGCAATTCCGTCTGACTTTGTCACCGTTGCTAGCACCGATACCTGCCCGTTTGCCATTATGGCCAACGAAGAAAAACGCTTCTATGGCGTACAGTTCCACCCGGAAGTCACCCACACCAAACAAGGCCAACGCCTGTTAGAGCGCTTCGTATTGGATATTTGCCAGTGTGAAGCGCTGTGGACGCCTGCGACCATCATCGAAGATGCAGTAGCACGTCTGCGCGAACAAATTGGCGAAGATCACGTGATTCTGGGCCTCTCTGGCGGTGTAGATTCTTCCGTTACCGCTATGTTGCTGCACCGTGCCATCGGTAAGCGTCTGACCTGTGTATTCGTGGATAACGGCTTATTGCGTTTGAACGAAGCCGATCAGGTGCTGGAAATGTTCGGTGATAAATTCGGTCTGAATATTGTCCACGTTGCGGCGGAAGATCGTTTCCTGAGCGCACTGGCCGGTATTGATGAGCCTGAAGCCAAACGTAAAACCATTGGCCGCGTATTTGTGGAAGTCTTCGATGAAGAAGCTTGTAAGCAAGAGCAGGTCAAATGGTTGGCACAAGGCACCATTTATCCGGATGTGATTGAGTCTGCGGCCTCTGCCACCGGTAAAGCGCACGTTATCAAGTCACACCATAACGTGGGCGGTTTGCCGAAAGAAATGAAGCTGGGTCTGGTTGAGCCGCTGAAAGAACTGTTCAAAGATGAAGTGCGTAAAATTGGTCTGGAATTGGGTCTGCCGTATGACATGCTGTATCGTCATCCGTTCCCTGGTCCAGGTTTAGGCGTGCGCGTACTGGGCGAAGTGAAGAAAGAGTATTGTGACCTGCTGCGTCGCGCT carries:
- the ispG gene encoding flavodoxin-dependent (E)-4-hydroxy-3-methylbut-2-enyl-diphosphate synthase — its product is MHNESPIIRRKSTRIYVGKVPIGDGAPIAVQSMTNTRTTDVDATVKQIQALERVGVDIVRVSVPTMDAAEAFKLIKQRANVPLVADIHFDYRIALKVAEYGVDCLRINPGNIGNESRIREVVACARDKNIPIRIGINGGSLEKDIQEKYGEPTPEALLESAMRHVDILDRLNFDQFKVSVKASDVFLAVNSYRLLAKQINNPLHLGITEAGGARSGSVKSAIGLGLLLSEGIGDTLRISLAADPVEEVKVGFDILKSLRIRSRGINFIACPTCSRQEFDVIGTVNALEERLEDLITPMDVSIIGCVVNGPGEALVSTIGVTGAHNKSGFYEDGVRQRERFDNKLMIDQLEAKIRAKAAMLDEKNRIDINQLEDQAPV
- the hisS gene encoding histidine--tRNA ligase, translated to MAKNIQAIRGMNDYLPADTALWQRIEGTLKQVLGGYGYSEIRLPIVEQTPLFKRAIGEVTDVVEKEMYTFDDRNGESLTLRPEGTAGCVRAGIEHGLLYNQEQRLWYIGPMFRYERPQKGRYRQFYQLGAEVFGLQGPDIDAELILLTARWWKALGISEHVRLELNSIGSLDARADYREALVAFLEQHQEVLDEDCKRRMYSNPLRVLDSKNPEVQQLLNDAPRLSEYLDEESKQHFAGLCELLDHAGIPYSVNERLVRGLDYYNRTVFEWITNSLGSQGTVCAGGRYDGLVEQLGGRATPAVGFAMGLERLVLLVQAVNPEFCVPPTVDVYLVSSGQGTQSAAMQLAETLRDALPSLKLMTNYGGGNFKKQFARADKWGARVALVLGEDEVSAQQVVVKDLRKGEQETLAQADVAARLASMLG
- a CDS encoding YfgM family protein — protein: MEVYTTENDQVDAVRRFFSENGKALAVGVVLGIGALVGWRYWQSHQNTALTEASSSFQKASAALAANNAEGVTAAEKFVQSNSNNYGVLAGLELAHHFVAQGQFDKAAQQLSLAQGNTKDENLLSLINLRLARVQLQLKKPEDALKTLDAVKGDGWTAMAQDVRGDALLSKGDVAGARAAYTKGVESNASQALQALLRMKLNNLSS
- the bamB gene encoding outer membrane protein assembly factor BamB; the encoded protein is MQLRKTLLVGLVSVALLSGCSLFNSEEDVVTMSPLPTVENQFTPTKVWSTSVGSGVGDYYSHLRPTWQGSSVFAADRKGLVKAMDIDTGKQIWQTDLSEKTNFYSSNRSAMLSGGLTVSGSHVFVGSEKAVVYALNADDGKVAWQTSVAGEAMSRPVVSDGVVLIHTTNGMLQALNESDGAIKWTLNLDVPSLSLRGESAPTVAFGAAIVGGDNGRVSAVMMEQGQLIWQQRISQVTGTTEIDRLNDVDMTPIVVDGVVYALAYNGNLTALDLRSGQILWKRELGSVNDFIVDSGRIFLVDQNDRIVALKSDGGITLWSQSDLLHRNLTAPVMYNGYLVVGDAEGYLHWVNTEDGRFVAQQKVDSSGFLSAPVVVSDKLMIQAKGGTVYAFTR
- the der gene encoding ribosome biogenesis GTPase Der, with the translated sequence MIPVIALVGRPNVGKSTLFNRLTHTRDALVADFPGLTRDRKYGRAEVEGHEFIVIDTGGIDGTEDGVETRMAGQSLLAIEEADIVLFMVDARAGLMPADQGIAQHLRSRQKATFLVANKTDGMEPEAAAADFYSLGMGDVHPIAASHGRGVAQLIEEVMAPYMAPVEPEVELTEEEANAAYWAELEAQDQDQAEGEEPEEDDFNPLDLPIKLAIVGRPNVGKSTLTNRILGEERVVVYDMPGTTRDSIYIPMTRDDREYILIDTAGVRKRGKITETVEKFSVIKTLQAIEDSNVVLLVIDAREGISDQDLSLLGFILNSGRSLVIAVNKWDGMSEEARAQVKDMLDLRLGFVDFARIHFISALHGSGVGNLFESIQEAYDCSTKRVGTSMLTRIMQMAEEDHQPPLVRGRRVKLKYAHAGGYNPPIVVIHGNQVTDLSDSYKRYLMNYFRRSLKVMGTPIRIQFKEGENPFAGKRNTLTPNQMRKRKRLLSHLKKK
- a CDS encoding AEC family transporter, with protein sequence MSWETWSFAFSVTVPNLLMMLLGVMLRRWRLMDDSFCDGATRLVFNLALPCLLFFSVATNHVSLADHLPLVIYGAVGTLITFSLLEVAAHWLVKEPRERGVFVQGGFRANTAIVGLAYAMTAYGDEGMALGAMYLTVTVILFNVLSVITLTRSLNAATDGKISQSALLKSIVTNPLIIGLVCGLLYAQTHLPMPQVIQQTGGFISALALPLALLCTGASLDWKAMFRSSNVAALASSAKLIFVPLIMTLGGWLLGFRGAALGIIFLFSATPTAAGSYVMTRAMGGNATLAANIIAITTVGSFFTTALGIYFLRTFGVI
- a CDS encoding zinc ribbon domain-containing protein yields the protein MEALCPVCHTAMDEVSSHFHCATCSSDYQPQAICPDCEKPLQVLKACGAVDYFCQHGHGLISKKRVKYEYTLHL
- the xseA gene encoding exodeoxyribonuclease VII large subunit, with amino-acid sequence MPLTSATSIFTVSRLNQTVRQLLEMEMGQIWLTAEISNFSKPASGHWYFTLKDDRAQVRCAMFRNSNRRTTFNPQNGQMVLVRASITLYEPRGDYQLIAESMQPAGDGLLQQQFEQLKAQLAAEGLFEAAHKQPLPAPAKRVGVITSASGAALHDVLQVLQRRDPSLPVVIYPTLVQGAEAPMQIVRAIEMANRRAECDVLIVGRGGGSLEDLWSFNDERVARAIFASRIPIVSAVGHETDVTIADFVADLRAPTPSAAAEIVSRNQLELVRQIQAQQQRMEMAMDYYLAQRNQQFTQLHHRLQQQHPHLRLARQQTLLFKLQRRLEECAQNQIRLQVRRVERLQQRLSHVQPQGRIHRYSQQVQQQEYRLKQALERQLNAYRQRFGIACSQLETVSPLATLARGYSVTQTPSGSLLKTTQQVQVGDTLKTRLQDGWVESEITQLTPVKKARKPRTAAK
- the guaB gene encoding IMP dehydrogenase, with amino-acid sequence MLRITKEALTFDDVLLVPAHSTVLPNTADLGTQLTATIRLNIPMLSAAMDTVTESRLAIALAQEGGLGFIHKNMSIERQAEEVSRVKKHESGVVTEPQTVTPTTTLRQVKELTARNGFAGYPVVTEDYELVGIITGRDVRFVTDLEQPVTAVMTPKERLVTVKEGESREIVLQKMHEKRVEKALVVDDNFHLRGMITVKDFQKAERKPNACKDEHGRLRVGAAVGAGAGNEERIDALVAAGVDVLLIDSSHGHSEGVLQRIRETRAKYPDLQIVGGNVATGAGARALAEAGVSAVKVGIGPGSICTTRIVTGVGVPQITAVSDAVAALEGTGIPVIADGGIRFSGDIAKAIAAGASCVMVGSMLAGTEESPGEIELYQGRSFKSYRGMGSLGAMSKGSSDRYFQTDNAADKLVPEGIEGRVAYKGLLKEIVHQQMGGLRSCMGLTGCPTIDDLRTKAEFVRISGAGIQESHVHDVTITKESPNYRMG
- the guaA gene encoding glutamine-hydrolyzing GMP synthase, translating into MTKNIHKHRILILDFGSQYTQLVARRVREIGVYCELWAWDVTEAQIREFNPSGIILSGGPESTTENGSPRAPDFVFNAGVPVLGVCYGMQTMAMQLGGHVEGSTEREFGYAQVEIKTDSALVRDIKDALNAAGEPILDVWMSHGDKVTAIPSDFVTVASTDTCPFAIMANEEKRFYGVQFHPEVTHTKQGQRLLERFVLDICQCEALWTPATIIEDAVARLREQIGEDHVILGLSGGVDSSVTAMLLHRAIGKRLTCVFVDNGLLRLNEADQVLEMFGDKFGLNIVHVAAEDRFLSALAGIDEPEAKRKTIGRVFVEVFDEEACKQEQVKWLAQGTIYPDVIESAASATGKAHVIKSHHNVGGLPKEMKLGLVEPLKELFKDEVRKIGLELGLPYDMLYRHPFPGPGLGVRVLGEVKKEYCDLLRRADAIFIEELHKADLYNKVSQAFTVFLPVRSVGVMGDGRKYDWVVSLRAVETIDFMTAHWAHLPYDFLGRVSNRIINEVNGISRVVYDISGKPPATIEWE